A single window of Senegalia massiliensis DNA harbors:
- a CDS encoding HAMP domain-containing sensor histidine kinase, whose amino-acid sequence MLDIKSKKFSYSYSLKIIAFVLAITTFTGALYIVFDTIVKSNGDINPDMLFQDNYYESESFYNDVERITGNLSVLLEEYRNKEYINSGNSINENELEDNTENLYYQFINESKKYNPNLSDNENREIFREEYKSQIENIKKNMIENDLRNYNLIQNVLDDYSGINYFASDGTNTFKNSNNTSIKEFKEYPSYILIENNNVQVTPEEISNGDIFWRLNTYSNNIDLTNDKIYLGFTDNYLRTEIDEWRSNKNIIEEKSYQVLSLSLIFLICYIYLIYSIGRKPEDDDIHLSGVDKIYTDINIVIEFSLIALWTIFWAAPHNNVSIKLFIPGTVIISTLGLLLLLSLVKHIKNKTIIKHSVTYIIFHKIFSFFKEVYNNGNIAVKIILIVIGYPLLVAATFFMFPITIGVAAYLVLRKIKEFNSIKEGVKRIKDGELNHEINIESKGEFSRLANDINSIADGLNQAVENEVKSERLKSELISNVSHDIRTPLTSIITYVDLLKREEHDEQTSEYIDVLDEKSQKLKVLTDDLFEASKANSGNIPVNLEKINLVSLITQGIGELDYKVKESNLEFKMNYKSEKMYVMADGKLLWRSIENLFSNVFKYAVKNSRVYIDIIENDENIYLTIKNISAYELNISPDELMERFKRGDESRNSPGSGLGLSIAKSLIELQGGEFKIQIDGDLFKVILKLNRA is encoded by the coding sequence GTGTTGGATATAAAATCGAAAAAATTTAGTTACTCATATAGTTTGAAAATAATAGCTTTTGTACTTGCAATTACAACATTTACTGGGGCATTGTATATAGTATTTGATACTATAGTAAAGTCAAATGGAGATATTAATCCTGATATGTTATTTCAAGATAATTATTATGAAAGTGAGAGCTTTTATAACGATGTAGAGAGAATAACAGGTAATTTATCCGTACTATTAGAGGAATATAGAAATAAAGAATATATAAATTCAGGTAATTCTATTAATGAAAATGAATTAGAAGATAATACTGAAAATTTATATTATCAATTTATTAATGAATCTAAAAAATATAATCCTAATTTATCAGATAATGAAAATAGAGAAATATTTAGAGAAGAATATAAATCACAAATAGAAAATATTAAAAAAAATATGATAGAAAATGATTTAAGAAATTATAACTTAATACAGAATGTATTAGATGATTATTCTGGGATAAATTATTTTGCTTCAGATGGAACTAATACTTTTAAAAATAGTAATAATACATCAATAAAGGAATTTAAAGAATATCCCTCATATATATTAATTGAAAACAACAATGTTCAAGTAACTCCTGAAGAAATATCAAATGGTGATATTTTTTGGAGGCTAAATACCTATAGCAATAATATAGATTTAACAAATGATAAAATATATTTAGGATTTACTGACAATTATTTGAGGACAGAAATAGATGAATGGAGATCAAACAAGAATATAATTGAAGAGAAATCTTATCAGGTTTTAAGTTTAAGTTTAATTTTCTTAATATGTTATATATATTTGATATATTCTATAGGTAGAAAACCAGAGGATGATGATATTCATCTTTCAGGAGTAGATAAGATATATACAGATATTAATATAGTTATAGAGTTTTCATTAATAGCATTATGGACCATATTTTGGGCTGCCCCACATAATAATGTATCAATTAAATTATTTATACCAGGTACAGTAATAATATCAACTTTAGGATTGCTATTATTACTATCTCTAGTAAAACATATAAAAAATAAAACAATAATAAAACATTCAGTAACTTATATTATTTTTCATAAGATATTTTCTTTCTTTAAAGAAGTATATAATAATGGGAATATAGCTGTGAAAATTATATTGATTGTAATAGGGTATCCACTATTAGTAGCAGCAACTTTCTTCATGTTTCCAATAACTATTGGAGTAGCAGCATATTTAGTTCTTAGAAAAATAAAAGAATTTAACTCTATAAAAGAAGGAGTAAAGCGAATTAAAGATGGAGAATTAAATCATGAAATAAATATAGAAAGTAAAGGTGAATTTTCTAGATTAGCAAATGATATAAATAGTATTGCTGATGGTTTAAATCAGGCAGTAGAAAATGAAGTTAAAAGTGAAAGGTTAAAATCAGAGCTTATAAGTAATGTTTCACATGATATAAGAACACCATTAACCTCTATCATAACTTATGTAGATTTATTAAAAAGAGAAGAACATGATGAACAAACAAGTGAATATATAGATGTCTTAGATGAAAAATCTCAAAAATTAAAAGTATTAACAGATGATTTATTTGAAGCATCAAAAGCTAATAGTGGTAATATACCAGTAAATTTAGAAAAAATTAATTTAGTATCACTTATAACTCAAGGTATTGGAGAATTAGATTATAAGGTAAAAGAATCAAATTTAGAATTTAAAATGAATTATAAATCAGAAAAAATGTATGTAATGGCTGATGGAAAACTTTTATGGAGATCTATAGAGAATTTATTTTCTAATGTGTTTAAATATGCTGTTAAAAATTCTAGGGTATATATAGATATAATAGAAAATGATGAAAATATATATCTAACAATAAAAAATATTTCAGCTTATGAACTAAATATATCTCCAGATGAATTAATGGAAAGATTTAAAAGAGGAGATGAATCTAGAAACAGTCCAGGAAGTGGACTCGGACTATCAATAGCAAAGAGTTTAATTGAGTTACAAGGTGGAGAATTTAAAATACAAATAGATGGTGATTTATTTAAAGTAATATTAAAACTAAATAGAGCTTAA
- a CDS encoding response regulator transcription factor: MYKIMIVEDDMTISKLISKHLEKWNYKTKYIEDFNNVIEEFMSFEPQLVLLDISLPFYNGYHWCSEIRKLSKVPIIFISSTSDNMNIVMAMDIGADDFIIKPFDLSVLIAKINALMRRTYAFRGQVDYLEHNGVFLNLNNTIVTYKDKKIELTKNDFKIMQILMENKGEVVSRSKIMNRLWESDSFIDDNTLTVNITRLRKKLETIGIYNFIKTKKGLGYVVD; encoded by the coding sequence TTGTACAAAATAATGATTGTAGAAGATGATATGACAATTTCTAAATTAATATCTAAACATCTAGAAAAATGGAATTATAAAACAAAATATATTGAAGACTTTAACAATGTAATAGAAGAATTTATGAGCTTTGAACCTCAGTTAGTATTACTTGATATTTCATTACCTTTTTACAATGGATATCATTGGTGTAGTGAAATAAGAAAATTATCTAAAGTTCCAATTATATTTATATCTTCTACAAGTGATAATATGAATATAGTAATGGCAATGGATATAGGGGCAGATGATTTTATTATAAAGCCTTTTGACTTAAGTGTTTTAATAGCTAAAATTAATGCATTAATGAGAAGAACATATGCATTTAGAGGCCAAGTTGATTATTTAGAACATAATGGAGTTTTTCTTAATTTAAATAATACAATTGTTACTTACAAAGATAAAAAAATTGAACTTACTAAAAATGATTTTAAGATTATGCAAATTCTTATGGAAAATAAAGGAGAAGTAGTATCTAGAAGTAAGATTATGAATCGATTATGGGAAAGTGATAGTTTTATTGATGATAATACTCTAACAGTTAATATAACTAGGCTAAGAAAAAAATTAGAAACAATAGGAATATATAATTTTATAAAAACTAAAAAAGGATTAGGATATGTGGTGGATTGA
- a CDS encoding sensor histidine kinase: MNIKNVIFSYFKEKISYIGTYIIFIFIFSIVFYLYSLPLETIMYATLLCAFFSIIFTIVGLYKYYQKDKKLQDIKYNISHTIDGLPDYQSLLEKDYQNIIKTLYKNKIDLILERDKKHTDLIEYFTLWTHQIKTPISASHLILESKNSDINEDIEKQLFEIEEYVDMALQYLRLENISSDLKLEEYSLLSIVKKSIKSYSKIFIYKNIKLNLKENDIKVITDEKWLLFVIKQIISNALKYTHKGEIYIEIDNKKVLTIEDTGIGISKEDISRIFERGFTGYNGRMNKKSTGLGLYLSKNILDKLNHKISIISEIGIGTTVKIDLSSVKLEIE; encoded by the coding sequence ATGAATATTAAAAATGTTATATTTTCATATTTTAAAGAAAAAATCAGTTATATAGGAACATATATTATATTTATCTTTATTTTTTCTATAGTTTTTTATCTTTATTCTCTGCCCTTAGAAACAATTATGTATGCTACTCTTTTATGCGCTTTTTTCTCTATAATATTTACTATAGTAGGGTTATATAAATATTATCAAAAAGATAAAAAGCTGCAAGATATAAAATATAATATTTCTCATACTATAGATGGCTTACCAGACTATCAGAGCTTACTAGAAAAAGATTACCAAAATATAATCAAAACTTTATATAAAAATAAAATAGATTTAATTTTAGAAAGAGATAAGAAGCATACAGATTTAATCGAATATTTCACACTATGGACTCATCAAATTAAAACACCTATTTCTGCATCTCATTTAATACTAGAATCTAAAAACAGTGATATAAATGAAGATATAGAAAAACAACTTTTTGAAATAGAAGAATATGTAGATATGGCACTTCAATATTTAAGATTAGAAAATATATCATCCGATTTAAAACTAGAAGAATATTCACTTTTAAGCATTGTAAAAAAATCAATTAAATCTTATTCTAAAATATTTATTTATAAAAACATAAAATTAAACCTTAAAGAAAATGATATTAAGGTTATAACAGATGAAAAATGGTTATTATTTGTTATAAAACAAATTATTTCAAATGCTTTAAAATACACTCATAAAGGTGAAATATATATTGAAATTGATAATAAAAAAGTTTTAACTATAGAAGATACGGGAATTGGAATAAGCAAAGAAGATATATCAAGAATATTTGAAAGAGGTTTTACAGGATATAATGGTAGAATGAATAAAAAATCTACTGGATTAGGATTGTATTTATCTAAAAATATATTAGATAAGCTTAATCATAAAATATCAATTATTTCTGAAATAGGTATAGGAACAACAGTAAAAATAGACTTATCCTCTGTAAAATTAGAAATAGAATAG
- a CDS encoding ABC transporter ATP-binding protein, which produces MEILTAKNLKKIYTTRFGGNKVEALSNISFSVEEGEYVAIMGESGSGKTTLLNILASLDKPTSGEVLLKGDNISSMKEKKLATFRREHLGFVFQDFNLLDTFSLKDNIFLPLVLSGKNYKDMNDRLIPIAKNLGISHLLNKFPYEVSGGEKQRTAVARALITGPDIVLADEPTGALDSKSTGQLLDIFSDINDKGQTIFMVTHSTKSASHAKRVLFIKDGEIFHQIYRGELTNAQMYEKISNTLTLIATGGNRNE; this is translated from the coding sequence ATGGAAATTTTAACAGCTAAAAATTTAAAAAAGATTTATACTACCAGATTTGGAGGAAATAAAGTTGAAGCTTTATCAAATATTTCATTTTCAGTAGAAGAAGGTGAATATGTTGCTATAATGGGAGAATCTGGCTCAGGTAAGACTACATTGCTAAATATATTAGCTTCTTTAGATAAACCAACTAGTGGGGAAGTTTTATTAAAGGGAGATAATATCTCATCTATGAAAGAAAAAAAACTTGCAACATTTAGACGAGAACATTTAGGATTTGTATTTCAAGATTTCAATCTATTAGATACATTTTCACTAAAAGATAATATATTTTTACCATTAGTTTTGTCTGGAAAGAATTATAAAGATATGAATGATAGATTGATTCCTATTGCTAAAAATTTAGGTATAAGTCATTTACTAAATAAATTTCCTTATGAAGTTTCAGGAGGAGAGAAACAAAGAACAGCAGTTGCAAGAGCACTTATTACAGGTCCAGATATTGTTTTAGCAGATGAACCTACAGGAGCTCTGGATTCTAAGTCAACAGGTCAGTTGTTAGATATATTTTCAGATATAAATGATAAAGGACAAACAATCTTTATGGTAACTCATAGTACTAAGTCAGCTAGTCATGCAAAAAGAGTATTATTTATAAAAGATGGAGAAATTTTTCATCAAATTTATAGAGGAGAACTTACAAATGCACAGATGTATGAAAAAATTTCTAATACATTAACTCTTATTGCAACTGGAGGTAATAGAAATGAATAA
- a CDS encoding FtsX-like permease family protein: MNKVFYSKLAINNIKKNKNTYFPYILSSIIIISLFYILHAITIQMSSGKFLGYESMKTILNFGVITIGIFSLIFIFYTNSFLIKRRKNELGLYSVLGMEKKHIGKVIALEAIYSGVVSLILGILLGVLFGRLMFAFLLNILNLSTSIKFILPLKSIIITCILYIGTFTLIIIYNLIKVYTTNPIDLIKGSKKGESEPKSRWIIGIIGVILLLTGYYISLSIDNPIASINNFFIAIILVMIATYLLFTSGSIIFLKLLKKNKKYYYNKKHFISVSNMIYRMKQNAMGLANISILSIAVLLTLSSTISLYVGIEDSLRTRYPYDVLTGYKDNEINNDNIEEIALNVSKDNYLNIEKIVKYNVLGTVGTLKENNITARKESEKMSLKDLYEVEILSLEDYNKYKDKNIKLGENQVLVSDNTGKFNYNTLNLYGTKFKIKNQVDDIDFLSSMNIFDKISIIVKDNEKLEELSKLISQKEKKEVPISYNYNLNLEGKRDDKIKFVSEFKNKLHSNISKDIAIEDIYTSRDDFLSIYGSFFFIGLFLGIVFLVATALIIYYKQITEGYDDHDRFIIMQKVGMSKDEIKYTIKNQVVKIFFLPILVAIVHLIVAFPAVIEILGLFNLTNEKLFMLFTGLTILIFTIIYGIVYLWTSKVYYKIVNE; encoded by the coding sequence ATGAATAAAGTATTTTATTCTAAATTAGCAATAAATAATATAAAAAAGAATAAAAACACTTATTTTCCTTATATATTATCTTCAATAATAATAATTTCTCTTTTTTATATTCTTCATGCTATAACTATACAAATGAGTAGTGGTAAATTTTTAGGTTATGAGAGTATGAAAACAATTTTAAATTTTGGTGTAATAACTATAGGTATTTTTTCTTTGATATTTATATTTTACACAAATAGTTTTCTTATTAAAAGAAGAAAAAATGAATTAGGATTATATAGTGTGTTAGGGATGGAAAAAAAGCATATTGGTAAAGTGATAGCGTTAGAAGCTATATATTCAGGAGTAGTATCACTAATATTAGGTATATTATTAGGGGTACTATTTGGAAGATTAATGTTTGCATTTTTGCTTAATATATTAAATTTAAGTACTTCAATTAAATTTATCCTTCCTTTAAAATCAATTATTATAACATGTATTTTATATATTGGTACTTTTACTCTAATTATAATATATAATTTAATAAAAGTTTACACTACAAATCCCATTGATTTAATTAAGGGAAGTAAAAAAGGAGAGAGTGAACCTAAGTCTAGATGGATAATAGGTATAATTGGAGTTATATTATTATTAACTGGTTATTATATATCATTAAGTATAGATAATCCTATTGCATCTATAAATAATTTTTTTATTGCAATAATTCTTGTAATGATTGCAACGTATTTATTATTTACGTCAGGTAGTATTATTTTTCTTAAATTATTAAAGAAAAACAAAAAATATTACTACAATAAAAAACATTTTATTTCTGTTTCTAATATGATCTATAGAATGAAACAAAATGCAATGGGACTTGCAAATATAAGCATACTAAGTATAGCAGTATTATTAACATTATCTTCTACTATTTCTTTATATGTAGGAATTGAAGATAGCTTACGTACACGTTATCCTTATGACGTTTTAACTGGTTATAAAGATAATGAAATAAATAATGATAACATAGAAGAAATTGCATTAAATGTATCTAAAGATAATTATTTAAATATAGAAAAAATAGTAAAATATAATGTTTTAGGAACTGTTGGTACTTTAAAAGAGAATAATATAACAGCTAGAAAAGAATCAGAAAAAATGTCTTTAAAAGATTTATATGAAGTTGAGATATTATCACTAGAAGATTATAATAAATATAAGGATAAAAATATAAAGTTAGGTGAAAATCAAGTTTTAGTTAGTGATAATACTGGTAAATTTAATTATAATACTTTAAATTTATATGGTACTAAATTTAAAATAAAGAATCAAGTTGATGATATTGACTTTTTAAGTAGCATGAATATATTTGACAAAATTAGTATCATAGTAAAAGATAATGAAAAGTTAGAAGAATTGTCAAAATTAATTTCACAAAAAGAAAAAAAAGAAGTTCCTATTTCTTATAACTATAATTTAAATTTAGAAGGAAAAAGGGATGATAAAATTAAATTTGTTTCTGAATTTAAAAACAAATTACATTCAAATATTTCAAAAGATATAGCAATAGAGGATATATATACAAGTAGAGATGACTTTTTATCTATATATGGAAGTTTCTTTTTTATTGGTTTGTTTTTAGGAATAGTGTTTTTAGTTGCAACTGCATTAATAATTTATTATAAGCAAATTACTGAAGGATATGATGATCATGATAGATTTATAATAATGCAAAAGGTTGGTATGAGTAAAGATGAAATTAAGTATACAATTAAAAATCAAGTAGTAAAAATATTTTTCTTACCAATTTTAGTTGCGATAGTTCATCTTATTGTAGCATTTCCAGCAGTTATAGAAATACTTGGTTTATTTAATCTTACAAATGAAAAGTTATTTATGTTATTTACAGGACTAACAATATTAATATTTACTATTATTTATGGCATAGTTTATTTATGGACTTCAAAAGTATATTATAAAATTGTAAATGAATAA
- the dusA gene encoding tRNA dihydrouridine(20/20a) synthase DusA has protein sequence MKKYISEIKPPKVSIAPMVDRTDRHFRYFARLLTKRALLYTEMTTAQAIIHGDRNMLLDFDVVERPLALQIAGCDAKNIGKAVKIAEDWDYDEINLNIGCPSDRISGNDMGASLMAYPELVRDIVKETRRNTNKPITVKHRIGIDGKGILPDSFERTLLDKYEDLKNFVDIVGQSKVDRFIVHARIAILAGLSPKENREVPPIRYEDVYKLKRDYPHLNIEINGGIKTIKEIENHLNHVDGVMIGRSAYDTPFILAEVDKFFEGGKVNNISRREVIEGLMQYLSNLDTNTKPHNVLKHTMGLFHGVKGSKRWRQIIIPPWDKDVVDILKASLETLPKETLDARPMF, from the coding sequence ATGAAAAAGTATATATCAGAAATAAAACCACCAAAAGTAAGTATTGCTCCTATGGTAGATAGAACAGATAGACATTTTAGATATTTTGCTAGACTTTTAACGAAAAGAGCTTTATTATACACGGAAATGACAACTGCACAAGCTATAATACATGGAGATAGAAATATGTTATTAGATTTTGATGTTGTTGAAAGACCTTTAGCACTACAAATTGCAGGATGTGATGCAAAGAATATAGGGAAGGCAGTGAAGATAGCTGAGGATTGGGATTATGATGAAATTAATCTTAATATAGGTTGTCCATCAGATAGAATATCAGGAAATGATATGGGGGCATCTCTTATGGCATATCCTGAATTAGTGAGAGATATAGTAAAAGAAACTAGAAGAAATACAAACAAACCTATAACAGTAAAACATAGAATAGGTATAGATGGGAAGGGAATATTACCTGATAGTTTTGAAAGGACATTATTAGATAAATATGAAGATTTAAAGAATTTTGTAGATATAGTAGGGCAGTCAAAAGTAGATAGGTTTATAGTTCATGCTAGAATTGCCATATTAGCTGGTCTAAGCCCTAAAGAAAATAGAGAAGTACCACCTATTAGATATGAGGATGTATATAAATTAAAAAGAGATTACCCTCATTTGAATATAGAAATAAATGGCGGAATTAAAACAATAAAAGAAATAGAAAATCATCTTAATCATGTTGATGGGGTGATGATTGGAAGATCAGCATATGATACGCCATTTATATTAGCAGAAGTTGATAAATTTTTCGAAGGTGGGAAGGTAAATAATATTTCAAGAAGAGAAGTTATTGAAGGACTTATGCAATATTTATCAAATCTAGACACTAATACAAAACCTCATAATGTATTAAAACATACAATGGGACTTTTCCACGGTGTTAAAGGAAGTAAAAGGTGGAGACAAATAATAATTCCACCTTGGGATAAAGATGTAGTAGACATATTAAAAGCATCCTTAGAAACATTACCAAAAGAAACATTAGATGCTAGACCTATGTTTTAG
- a CDS encoding calcium/sodium antiporter: MNYLLLLLGFGLLIKGADFFVDGASSVAKKLKVPSLLIGLTIVAFGTSAPEAAVSINAALNNSNEIALGNVVGSNIFNILLVVGVASVIKPIKINIKTILKEFPFMILATTVLYILGNDINLQDNTVNSISKGDGLILISIFAIFIYYLVEMAFLSRETEINSSNDEIQNAPIIKSLAIGIIGLIGIIIGSDLVVTSSSNIAIQLGMSKSLVGLTFIAIGTSLPELVTSIVAAYKGESDIALGNAIGSNLFNILFVLGVSSVINPIIIESKIFTDIIFLFVATLIAYVIAATKKTSNRYEGAFLSILYIVYMTFIIIRN; encoded by the coding sequence ATGAATTATTTATTATTATTACTTGGTTTTGGTTTACTTATTAAAGGAGCTGACTTTTTTGTAGATGGAGCTTCTTCTGTAGCTAAAAAATTAAAAGTCCCTTCTCTATTAATTGGATTAACAATTGTAGCATTTGGTACTAGTGCTCCCGAAGCAGCAGTTAGTATAAATGCTGCTCTAAATAATTCTAATGAAATAGCTTTAGGTAATGTAGTTGGGTCAAATATATTTAATATCTTGCTTGTTGTAGGGGTTGCTTCTGTCATAAAACCTATTAAAATTAATATTAAAACAATTTTGAAAGAATTCCCTTTCATGATATTAGCAACTACAGTACTTTATATTTTAGGAAACGATATAAATTTACAGGATAATACAGTAAATTCAATATCTAAAGGTGATGGACTTATTCTAATTTCTATTTTTGCAATATTTATATATTATTTAGTAGAAATGGCCTTTTTATCAAGAGAAACAGAAATTAATAGTTCTAATGATGAAATCCAAAATGCACCTATTATAAAAAGTTTAGCTATTGGTATAATTGGATTAATAGGTATAATTATAGGTTCTGATCTTGTTGTTACATCAAGCTCAAATATAGCTATCCAATTAGGAATGAGTAAAAGTTTAGTAGGACTTACATTCATAGCAATAGGCACATCTCTACCAGAATTAGTAACTTCAATTGTTGCTGCTTACAAAGGAGAAAGTGATATTGCTTTAGGTAATGCAATAGGCTCTAATCTATTTAATATATTATTTGTTCTAGGTGTATCTTCTGTTATTAATCCAATAATAATAGAAAGTAAAATATTTACTGATATTATTTTCTTATTTGTTGCTACATTAATAGCTTATGTAATAGCTGCAACTAAAAAAACATCTAATAGATATGAGGGTGCTTTTCTGTCTATACTGTACATTGTTTATATGACTTTTATAATAATTAGAAACTAA
- a CDS encoding PhnE/PtxC family ABC transporter permease encodes MNDIKKDLNLYRKPFINLSLFIFFFLSLFSIEWSKELIHSGGKETLIQLIKSLFSPDLSIEILKLSIISTWRTLVYAVGGITFAIIIGFIFGVLASGILFKKSKYKSFYMNIFRRILGFFRSIHELIWAWLFVAAFGLNPFSAIFAITISYGGTLGRIFADMLKDVSKNPIKNLEVSGASKVQTLFYGYLPIVKLDMISYTMYRFECAIRSSAIMSFIGLGGLGYQIQLSLSDLEYNEMWTFVFFLVLLVTVVDIWSNNIRKSIISGEPKFLKFSYIIMAILFFSSWIFIFKVENANLFSFFSYENYTYAKKFVADLLGINKNKAYLDISYIKHVLILTFDTLKMSILAIGFATLAVFITVIPAANNIANGSIGIGGKWYNKILFRIIRITYIISRSIPELIWAMILIFIFKPGILPGAIALALHNFGILGKLCAEIIEDLKLKPLKNLSTTGANSIEQLFYGIIPSVTKKFMTYIIYRWEVILRTTIVVGFVGAGGLGQEFKLNMSFFHYTEITLLLICYICLVWFADIVSDRIRKFID; translated from the coding sequence ATGAATGATATAAAAAAAGATTTAAACTTATATAGAAAACCATTTATTAACTTATCATTGTTTATATTTTTTTTCTTAAGTTTATTTTCAATAGAATGGAGTAAAGAACTTATTCATTCAGGAGGAAAAGAAACTCTTATACAATTAATAAAATCTTTATTTTCTCCTGACTTATCTATTGAAATACTAAAGCTTAGCATAATTTCCACATGGAGAACACTAGTATATGCTGTAGGTGGAATAACATTTGCTATAATAATAGGATTTATATTTGGTGTTTTAGCATCAGGTATTCTTTTTAAAAAATCTAAATATAAATCATTTTATATGAACATATTTAGAAGAATATTAGGTTTCTTTAGATCTATTCATGAACTTATTTGGGCATGGTTATTTGTAGCTGCATTTGGCCTTAATCCTTTTTCTGCTATATTTGCTATTACTATTTCTTATGGAGGAACTTTAGGTCGCATATTTGCTGACATGCTTAAAGATGTTTCTAAAAATCCTATTAAAAATTTAGAAGTAAGTGGTGCATCAAAAGTTCAAACTCTATTTTATGGTTATTTACCAATAGTAAAATTAGATATGATAAGTTATACAATGTATAGATTTGAATGTGCTATTCGATCTTCTGCTATTATGAGCTTTATAGGTCTTGGAGGTCTTGGCTATCAAATTCAATTATCTTTATCAGATTTAGAGTATAACGAAATGTGGACATTTGTATTCTTTCTAGTATTATTAGTAACAGTAGTAGACATTTGGAGTAACAACATTAGAAAAAGTATTATTTCAGGAGAACCTAAATTTTTAAAATTTTCATATATTATTATGGCTATATTATTTTTTAGTTCATGGATTTTTATATTTAAAGTAGAAAATGCAAATTTATTTTCTTTTTTCTCCTATGAAAATTATACTTATGCAAAAAAATTTGTAGCAGATTTATTAGGTATAAATAAAAATAAAGCATATTTAGATATTTCATATATCAAGCATGTATTAATATTAACTTTTGACACCTTAAAAATGAGTATATTAGCTATAGGATTTGCAACTCTTGCAGTTTTCATTACAGTTATTCCTGCTGCTAATAATATTGCTAATGGATCTATAGGAATTGGTGGAAAATGGTATAATAAAATTTTGTTTAGAATAATTAGAATAACATATATCATTTCTAGATCCATCCCTGAGCTAATATGGGCAATGATTCTTATTTTTATATTTAAACCTGGAATACTTCCCGGGGCTATAGCATTAGCTCTTCACAACTTTGGGATACTTGGTAAGCTCTGTGCAGAAATAATTGAAGATTTAAAATTAAAACCTTTAAAAAATCTTTCTACAACTGGTGCAAATAGTATAGAGCAGTTATTCTATGGAATTATACCATCTGTAACAAAGAAATTTATGACTTATATAATATATAGATGGGAAGTAATTTTACGTACCACAATAGTAGTAGGTTTTGTTGGAGCAGGAGGTTTAGGTCAAGAGTTTAAACTAAATATGAGTTTCTTTCATTACACAGAAATAACTCTGTTATTAATATGCTATATATGTTTGGTATGGTTTGCTGATATAGTTTCAGATAGAATAAGAAAATTTATAGACTAA